One part of the Esox lucius isolate fEsoLuc1 chromosome 10, fEsoLuc1.pri, whole genome shotgun sequence genome encodes these proteins:
- the pag1 gene encoding phosphoprotein associated with glycosphingolipid-enriched microdomains 1, with protein MAPVLSALWGAGVAGSGVAAATSLGNDHLVVVGTFTAVSAFILLSLLLLLCTSCQGQKKANVHPGDQENLMNGVSERETVGSQSVDSPGTDLAVSSSHNGPLTSGTVLTDTQDNSPQPSEEMLSSQSELRSSKCPQDRELPSIPPNSALDGVGISNGLPPPPSGDGTYEVVKERGAVSTASRDVSAEDSLYETVKELKDHPGSLGLPNGTTSPLSPDDSHRHLSRLPPALHNGHLSPGTPERGPLCAGVEYASVDLNKKSRFSADLEARRSATVAAAGGPAEEHEEEDRPPPVPEKVLDENDNHPTMLDGEALHNGQFRSSLSPSPGLNNHLLSERELSDLYSTVEKTSVDVDEKESDYSSIAEIKGLVPESSSSDLYATVREIYPQPEEEESDLRGPPRDLQEPTVESTDPGYETIRIPKQGSGEELGAGSRVRPESDYEELGMNGESSRL; from the exons ATGGCTCCGGTCCTGAGTGCCTTGTGGGGGGCGGGGGTCGCAGGCTCAGGGGTCGCCGCGGCGACGTCTCTAGGCAACGATCACCTGGTTGTAGTTGGCACCTTCACGGCCGTCTCTGCCTTCATCCTGCTGTCACTGCTTCTGCTGCTGTGTACCAGCTGCCAGGG GCAGAAGAAAGCCAATGTCCACCCAGGAGACCAGGAGAACCTCATGAATGGG GTGTCGGAGAGGGAGACAGTTGGGAGTCAGTCTGTGGACAGCCCGGGAACTGACCTGGCAGTCAGCAGTTCACACAATGGGCCACTGACCAGTGGTACAG TGCTGACCGACACCCAGGACAACAGTCCCCAGCCTTCTGAGGAGATGCTGTCCAGCCAGTCAGAGCTGCGGAGCTCCAAGTGTCCCCAGGACCGCGAGCTACCAAGCATCCCACCCAACAGCGCTCTGGACGGGGTGGGAATCTCCAACGgactccctccccctccctctggaGACGGCACCTATGAG gtggtgaaagagagaggcgCTGTGTCGACGGCATCCCGGGACGTGAGTGCTGAAGACTCCCTGTACGAGACAGTGAAAGAGCTGAAGGACCACCCGGGGAGCCTGGGTCTGCCCAACGGTACCACGTCGCCCCTCAGCCCCGATGACAGCCACCGCCACCTCAGCCGCCTCCCCCCCGCCCTTCACAACGGCCACCTCAGTCCCGGGACCCCGGAGCGGGGGCCCCTGTGCGCCGGGGTGGAGTACGCCTCGGTGGATCTGAACAAGAAGAGCCGTTTCAGCGCCGACCTGGAGGCCAGGCGCTCGGCCACCGTCGCTGCTGCCGGGGGCCCCGCCGAGGAACACGAAGAGGAGGACAGGCCCCCTCCGGTGCCTGAAAAGGTCCTGGATGAGAATGACAACCACCCGACCATGCTGGACGGAGAGGCACTGCACAACGGCCAG tTCCGATCTTCGCTGTCTCCCTCACCCGGGCTGAACAACCATCTGCTGTCAGAGAGGGAG CTGTCAGACTTGTATTCCACAGTGGAAAAGACCAGTGTAGATGTGGATGAGAAGGAGAGTGACTACAGTAGCATTGCTGAGATCAAAGGCTTGGTCCCAGAGTCTTCATCTAGCGACCTGTATGCCACTGTCAGGGAAATCTACCCCCAACCTGAGGAAGAAGAGTCAGACCTCCGGGGACCCCCCAGGGACCTCCAGGAGCCCACGGTGGAGAGCACTGACCCTGGCTACGAGACCATCCGCATCCCAAAGCAAGGAAGCGGAGAGGAGTTGGGGGCGGGGAGTCGGGTTCGGCCGGAGTCAGACTATGAGGAGTTGGGGATGAACGGAGAGAGCTCCCGTCTTTGA